From the genome of Candidatus Thermoplasmatota archaeon:
CCCGCCGCAAGCGCCCGCTGCGCTACGTCGGCCTTTCGGGTGTCCACGGAAAGCGGCACGCCCGCGTCGCGCAGGCCCTCGAGGACGGGCGCGATGCGGCTCCACTCTTCTTCGCGGGAAACGGGCTTGGCGCCTGGCCTCGTCGACTCGCCGCCGACGTCGAGGAGGTCGGCGCCCTCGGCCACGAGCCGGCGGCCCAGCCGGACGGCGTCCTCCGCGCTTGCGTACCGACCTCCGTCGGAGAAGGAATCGGGCGTGACGTTGACGACGCCCAGGACGAGCGCGCGTCGCGACAGGTCGAAGGCCGTGGAGCCCACGCGCCAGATCATCGCCGTTCCGGACGCGAAGCGGCGATATCTAGTCGTCGGTCGCCAAGGGGCCGGTCGCGCAGCGACGCGAGGATGGCGCCCACGAAGTACAGGGACCCGGTGGCCACGACGGTGCCGCCGTCCGAGCGGGCAAGACGGCGCGCTTGGTCGAGCGCAAGCCGCGGGTCCTCCACCACGTCCGTCGCGATGCGGCCGCGCGTCCGGGCGGCAAGCTCCGCCGCCGGAAGGCCACGCGGGCCGGGGGCGGTCGAGGCGACGAGGCGGCTGCCGCGCGGCACGAGGCGTTCGAGCACGGAGTCCACGTCCTTGTCCTTGAGGATGCCAAGGACAAGCACCGCGGGCGAAAGCTCGTAACGATCGAGGAACGCGCCCAGGCGCGCCGCCGCGTCCGGATTGTGCGCGCCGTCCAGGAGCGTGAGCGGGTCCCGATCGCAGACGTCGAGCCGTCCGGGCCACCGGGCGCGCGCGAGTCCTGCGGCCAGAGCCTCGCCGTCCACGGGAAGCGCGGATCGTGCGCCTTCGAGCGCGAGCATGGCAAGGCCGGCGTTCTCGACCTGGTGGTCGCCCAGAAGGCGCGTGGAGAAGAGGCGGCGCTTTCCGCCCCACCGCGCCGTGAAGCGCTGCCCGTCGAGCGTGCCCCCTTCCGGCCGAAGCGCAAGCTCGTCCACGTGCCGCACGGGCGCGCCCACGCCACGCGCGGCGTCGGCGAGCACGGCGAGGGCGTACCCGCGCGCGGCGGTCGCAAGCGGGACTCCGGGTTTGAGAATGCCGGCCTTCTCGCGCGCGATGGACGGCACGTCGGGTCCAAGCACGTCCGTGTGCTCGAGGGTCACGTTCGTGATCACCGTCGCGGCCGGGCGCGCGATCGCGTTCGTCGCGTCCAGTCGGCCGCCGATTCCCACCTCCACGACGGCCGCCTCCACGCGCTCCTCCCGGAAATGGTGGAGGGCAAGCGCCGTGAGAAGCTCGAAGTAGGTCACCTCGCCCACGCGCGAGCGGGCGGCTTCGAACGCGGGAAGGATCGCCTCCATGCGCCCGGCGAAGACCGCCGGCGCGATGGGCGCGCCGTCGACCTGGATGCGCTCGGAGAAATCCACGAGATGAGGAGACGTGTACAGGCCGGTCCTGCGGCCGGAGGCCCGAAGCGTCGCGTCCAGGAACGCGCACACGCTTCCCTTGCCGTTCGTGCCGCCGACGTGCACGATGGGATACGCCCGGTCGGGATGGCCAAGCTCCGACAGGAGGATCTCAATCGCGTCGAGCCGAAAGTTGGCGCGCCACGCCGACAGCGACTCCAGGAGCGCGCGAGCCTCGCCGATGTTCACGGTTCCACCGGCGGCGAGCACAGCGTGGATCCGGGGGAGGAAGGCGCATCCTTCACGCGCACCTGGCGCCCGCGAACCTCGAGGCGCCCCTGCGCGAACCACCGGACGACCTGCGGGTAGAGTCGGTGCTCCTGCGCGATCACGCGGCGGGCGAGCGTTTCCTCCGTGTCGTCGGCGAGCACCGGTACGACGGCCTGCGCCACGATGGGCCCGGCGTCGACGGCCTCCTCCACGAAGTGGATCGTGCAGCCGGACACCTTCGCGCCGCCGAGGAGGACGTCCCGATGGGCGCGCGCGCCCGGAAAGGCGGGGAGGAGCGACGGGTGAACGTTGAGAAGGCGCCCGGCATAATGACGCACGAAGACGGGCGTGAGGATGCGCATGTAGCCCGCCAGGCACACGAGGCCCACGCTCGCCGCGTCCAGGCGCGCGATCATGTCGCCTTCGTGCTCCTCGCGCGAGCGGCCCGCGGGGTCCACGAAGGCGGACGGCACGCCCGCCCGGCGCGCCCGATCGAGCGCGTGGGCGTCGCGCTTGTCGGAAAGCACCATCGCGACCCTTCCAGGCACGCGTCCCTTGGCGCAGGCGTCCAGGATGGCCTGGAGGTTCGAGCCGCTGCCGGAGGCCAGGACGCCGATGGCAAGCATCGCGCGGGCAGCGCGCCTTCGGAGGAAAAAGGTTCCGCGGGGACGCACCCGCCCGACGCCCGCGAGCGGGACGGGCGCGGCATTGAAATAGTCCTTGGCGAAATTGCCCCGTCATGTCGCGCGCCGCCGAGGACCTTCGCGCCCCCCGACCGCCCGTGAGCGCCGCCGGAACCGTCGATCCCGCGCCCGCGGCGCCCGAGACCGACGTCCGCGCCCTGCGCGACAGGCTTCTCGACGTTTCGCGTCCCATGTTCGACCGCTTCCAGGCGATCTTCGCGCTTCGCAACCTCGGGACGGACGAGGCGGCCGTCGCGCTTGGCGCGGGAATGGTCCGGGACGCAAGCGCGCTCCTTCGCCACGAGTGCGCGTACGTGCTTGGCCAGATGCAGCGCGAAGCCGCCATCCCTTTCTTGGTGCAAGCCGCGCGCTTCGACGCAAACCCCATGGTCCGGCACGAGGCGTGCGAGGCGCTTGGCGCCATCGGGACGGACGAGGTGCTTTCGGTCCTGCGCGAGATCGGCCGGACCGACGCCGCCGTCGAGGTGCGCGAAAGCTGCGAGGTCGCGCTCGCGCACATCGCCTACCTTCGCGACCCCGCCCGCTTTTAGGGTCCTAAATCTCGTAGCCCTCGGGCGTCTCCCGCACCGCCACGCGCCCGCCCACGTCGATGGCCCGGCGCGCTCTTGCCAGAAGCGAGGGGCCCGCATCGAGGCGAACGACGGCCACGCGCGCGCCCGGCCGGAACCCCTCCGGCGGCACGTCCACGCGCGTCCAAGACAGCACGACGCCGGAAGCGGGCACGCGCCGCTTGCGCAACGGCTTGCCGCACGCGCCGCAGGACTTTCGCGGCGGAGCGAAAGCGTGGCCGCTTGCGCAACGCCCGATCGCGACCGTCATGCCGCCTCCAAAAGGGACACGAGCACGTTGTTGCCGTAGCCTCCGATGTTGTGAACGAGACCGCGCCGCGCGCCGTCGACCTGCCGGCGGCCCGCGTCGCCGCGCAGCTGTCGGTGGATCTCCACCACTTGCGCCACGCCCGTTGCGCCGACGGGGTGGCCCCGCGCCTTGATGCCGCCGCCGGGATTCACGGGGAGCGAACCTCCAAGCGACGTGTCGCCGGAAAGCACCGCGCGGCGGACCCGCGAGCGGGGCACGAGGCCGAGATCGACGAGGTTCTGGAACTCGAGCACGGCAAAGGCGTCGTGCATCTCCACGACGTCGACGTCGCGGACGCTCTTGCGCGCGGAGCGCGCGCACCGCGCGGCGGCCGCGCGCGTGGCGCGAAAGGAGACGAGCGCATCGGGGTCGGTTCGACCGGCCAGCGAGAGGTCGTCCGTGGCGTGACCAAGGCCTGCCACGCGCGTCTCCCCGCGGCGCGCCGAGAGCACGACGGCGGCCGCTCCGTCGGCCATGCTCGCGCAGTCGAGCACGCGAACGGGATCGGCCACGAGC
Proteins encoded in this window:
- a CDS encoding folylpolyglutamate synthase/dihydrofolate synthase family protein → MNIGEARALLESLSAWRANFRLDAIEILLSELGHPDRAYPIVHVGGTNGKGSVCAFLDATLRASGRRTGLYTSPHLVDFSERIQVDGAPIAPAVFAGRMEAILPAFEAARSRVGEVTYFELLTALALHHFREERVEAAVVEVGIGGRLDATNAIARPAATVITNVTLEHTDVLGPDVPSIAREKAGILKPGVPLATAARGYALAVLADAARGVGAPVRHVDELALRPEGGTLDGQRFTARWGGKRRLFSTRLLGDHQVENAGLAMLALEGARSALPVDGEALAAGLARARWPGRLDVCDRDPLTLLDGAHNPDAAARLGAFLDRYELSPAVLVLGILKDKDVDSVLERLVPRGSRLVASTAPGPRGLPAAELAARTRGRIATDVVEDPRLALDQARRLARSDGGTVVATGSLYFVGAILASLRDRPLGDRRLDIAASRPERR
- the purN gene encoding phosphoribosylglycinamide formyltransferase; this translates as MLAIGVLASGSGSNLQAILDACAKGRVPGRVAMVLSDKRDAHALDRARRAGVPSAFVDPAGRSREEHEGDMIARLDAASVGLVCLAGYMRILTPVFVRHYAGRLLNVHPSLLPAFPGARAHRDVLLGGAKVSGCTIHFVEEAVDAGPIVAQAVVPVLADDTEETLARRVIAQEHRLYPQVVRWFAQGRLEVRGRQVRVKDAPSSPGSTLCSPPVEP
- a CDS encoding HEAT repeat domain-containing protein, translated to MSRAAEDLRAPRPPVSAAGTVDPAPAAPETDVRALRDRLLDVSRPMFDRFQAIFALRNLGTDEAAVALGAGMVRDASALLRHECAYVLGQMQREAAIPFLVQAARFDANPMVRHEACEALGAIGTDEVLSVLREIGRTDAAVEVRESCEVALAHIAYLRDPARF
- a CDS encoding OB-fold domain-containing protein — its product is MTVAIGRCASGHAFAPPRKSCGACGKPLRKRRVPASGVVLSWTRVDVPPEGFRPGARVAVVRLDAGPSLLARARRAIDVGGRVAVRETPEGYEI